The Desulfallas thermosapovorans DSM 6562 nucleotide sequence TGGCCAGCGTGTCTATATCCCGCTTGATCTCCTCAATCGCACGCCTGCTGAACTGTTTGCCGTTATAAGTGCTGCAAAAAGCGCATTTGTTCCAAGGGCAATTTCTGGTAACCCGAATAAGCAAACTGGATGCCTCGCTGGGCGGCCTTATTGGACCTTGCTCGACATGCAAAAAAATCCCCCCGCTCATATAACACCGTTGTAAGACGGTAACATTCTTGAAAAAAGTATATATTACCAACGGAAGTACTGCAAGCCTGTAGAAAAACCATCTACCAAGGTAACAAGGTAAAAAAATTTCAATTGATTGTGAAAAACTTTACAAGTGCCTGTTGACAAATGTAGTGACATATATATACTTATTATTAAGTAATCAATTAGGTAATAACCGGCTCATTTGTTCACTAAAGCAACTCCATGTCAAGCGTGGGTACTTGAGTAGGAATAGCCATTTGGGGGAGGTATGAACAAGGATACCTTTGCAATAAGCCGGAAGGGAAGTGATAATGACAAGAAGAAAGAAGTATTTTTTTTCACTACATTTGTGAAATTTTTCACCATCTTAGCCCAATCAAATTAGGGGTTAAGGACTCATTTAATTAGAATTTTTGTCATTGCCCCGGGGACCCCTTGACCCCGGAGTAGATACCACAGTTATCGATTTGGATATTTCAGTATTAACCGTTATTCATCTTCAATCGTTTAAAAAAAGGGGGGCAAACCCATGAGGAGAGTCTACGAGGGCATGATGCAGGCCTCAAGGTCATATGCCCGGTGGGAGATAGCAAACTCCAACGCCATATTAAGAGATCGCAAAAGAGTATTCCTTTTATTCGTTATGCTTTTGCCTGTAATTATCCCGGCCATTGCCCACGCCGCAAGCGGCACCGGATTACCGGAGATAATCGGAGGTAAATCAGCTTACGGTCCTTCATATTATAACCCGACCATCTTTTACGGCTCCATATTGGTGGGTCTTGCCGCAGGTCTAATCACAGGGTGTGTAGGCGCCGGCGGCGGATTTATCATCACCCCCGCCCTGATGACCATGGGTGTTAAAGGGATTATGGCCGTAGGTACCGACCAATTCCATATTTTTGCCAAATCCATTATGGGCACTGTGGTGCACAAAAAACTTGGCAACGTCCATGTTGGTTTGGCCATAGCATTCTTATGCGGTTCACTGCTGGGAGTTACCGCAGGCGGCATGCTGAACAGGGCGCTTTTTACCATGAACCCTGCATTAAGTGGTTTTGTAATAAATACCGTATATGTTATTATGCTTGGCTTCTTAGCCATTTATGCATTAAGCGACTTCTTCAGATCCAGAAAATCCGGAAATTCCAGCAATGCCCACGGTCACGGCGGAGGATCTACCGATCTTACCAGTATAGCAAGAAAAATGCAATCAGCCAAGATTCCGCCCATGATAACCTTTGACCAGGATATCTATCCCGGCGGCAGGAAAATTTCCGGCGTATTCGTGGCTATTTGCGGATCCATCGTCGGCTTCATGGCCGCGATCATGGGTGTAGGCGGCGGTTTTTTAACCTTCCCCATGTTCGTATATGGCCTCGGCGTATCATCCTTTACCACTGTAGGCACTGATATTTTGCAAATTATCTTTACCGCCGGTTTTGGTGCCATTACCCAGTATGCAATTTACGGTTATGTGTTCTACACCCTGGCCATGGGCATGCTGGTGGGTTCCCTGCTGGGCATTCAAGTGGGGGCCATGACCACCAAGGTTGTATCCGGTGCCACTATTAACGGTTTTTACGCCATCACCATCCTGGCGGGCTTTGTAAACAGGCTGTTTGATATGCCCAAAAACCTCCAGCAAATGGGCTATATTTCAATAAGCTCTGGAACAGTTAGCCTTATTTCACAGATTGGCGCAGTTGTCTTCTTTGCCATTGTCGGAATTTTTGCCGCCTGGGTCATAGGGGTATTTATCAAGAGCGTACCCAGATTGCGGGAAGAAGCAGCACTGGCCTCCGGCGGAAAGGGGGAATGACTTCATGATCACCAATAAGAAAACATTCACCCTGGGTATTGTGTTAATGTTTTCATTTATGGCTGTGTTCGCCTTTATAATGTCGCCTTCCTTCGGCAACGGCCGAAACGGCCTGGAATATGCCGATGACATGTTTAACTCGCTTTCCAAGGGCTCCGCCTACTTTATTGAAGAAGAAATGGGGAAGGCGGATCAGATGACCGGCCATGAAATTAATGTGACGATCGCGGCGGCTGATAACACCCAAGCTCAAACCTGGGAAAAACTTTACACCGCTGCCGGCGCTGATATCAGCGTTAGCGGCACTGAACTCACCCTGAGTGGCGATCTTGGCGGTATTCTTAAAGCAGCCATTGCTGACAGCGATGCCATGTACAACAACCAGGGTGACCGGATTGCCGGCAGTTATGGTGTGGAGGCCAAGGTTGCAGTCTATGGCTGGCACACTTCATTTAAGGCCATAAGCGCTGCCCTGGAGAAGCAGCAAAGTTTCGCGGAATCTGCTGCCATCCAGAGTGTCATGCAAAAAGCCCTGGAACCCTCTTACAATTACTATGGCATTGAACCCAAAAAGGTTGCGGACTATGCAGCAGTTGTCATTTTGTTACTGGTCTTCTACGTTGTGTATACCATGTGGTACGGTTTCGCCATCTACTTTTTGGCTGATGGTTTCGGCATTACCGCCACCAAATCGGCCCAAAAGGTTCAAGCTTAACGAAACCGGGTAAGGCCCGACCAAGCTAACCCGGTTCCCTCTCGCTACTATACTGCCAGCAGTAATGCCGGCAGTTTTTTTTATCTATTTTGTATATATATCTTACTGTATTTCAACTAAGCGTACCGATAGCCCGAGGAAAAACGCGCCAGATAAGTTGGACCGTCCATTTCCCAATACCCCGCAGGAGGTTTGGCATTATGGCGTATCGAAGCCACGGAGAATTTCTGGCTACTAACCACCAGGGAGCTACAATCGTTTAACTGCACCTTCTCTCCCGGTCCGATAATCCGGTAATTCCCCTGGTACCCTATAGCTTCAAAAACACATATATAGCAATCACCGGTATCAATTGATGTTACGGGAGGCATATTATAAAAATTTCGAATTGATGTATTGGGTATCAGGGGGTAAGAAAAGTTGCCGTGCCAAATGCGAGCTTTCTTTGTAATATTTGGTGCACTAAAAAAACCTTCCAAAGATTTTAACAAGTGCTGCATTACATTTGCTATTCCCAACTCAAAACCGTGATTACTTGTTTGGGATATACTCGACATTTTTACTCACCACCCTTTTCGTATATAATAACCAACTCCTGAAAATCAGGAACCGTTTTCATGCCGAAAAGCAAATTTTGCAAACCTAAAACCCATTAACTAAAGTCTAGTGTTTCACAAATTAATCTTTTCGGTTTGGGATACCTGATTATATTTTACCTTGTCACCACATTTTTTAGCAAGCTTTTTTTGCGAGAATAGCGATATATAACATCTTTTTATTAATGTGGTTTTATTATTTGTCATTGGTTTTAATCTTTTACTTGGGTGGTGTAAAAAAATAGGCTGCCCATTAAATATGGACAACCTATCGTTGTTCGATTCGGCAAAGGAGCAATTTGAAACTTAATCAAATATATATTATCAAGAAACACCCAATATGTCAACATTAAATTAGAACATTTAAAGTAAAATAGCAAAACATCGATAAACCAGGGTTACACGAATTATTACAATAAAGCATTTGACCTTACAATATCTTAACAAAGAAGGATTTCCGCACTTTTATAGAGAATCATATTGTATGCCATGTAATAGGAAATATAATGATACAGGCTTCATAATATATTTCATCATATATCAGGATAAATCGCTTATAACCCCTATCTCCGGCACAACAAGGAGGGTATCCACATGAACCTGCCTACAAGGCTTGCAGAAATAGCAAGGGTTTCCCCGGGTCAGGAAGCCATTGTTTTTAAGAACCAAAGATTGACCTACACTCAATTGGATACCCGGGTCAGCCAGTTGGCCAGTGGCTTAAAGCAACTGGGCATTAAAACGGGTGACCGGGTACTGTTAGCCATGCGTAATTGCCCGGAATACGTCATTGCTTATTACGCCATAATGCGCATGAAGGGTATCGTGGTGCCAGTCAACCCTCATTATACCATTAATGAAATGGGTGTAATTATTAAGGACTGCCAGCCGGCCGCCGTAATAACCTGCCCGGAAAAACAGGAATTATTTGAAAAAATAAGCCGGACAATAAAAATCCCGGCCGGAATAATTGTTAACAGCTGCGACCCTGAAAAAGAGGACATCTTCACTTATGAACAAATTAATAAAAAGGGAACTGCTGCTTTTCAAGAAGTAAAATACAGCCATGAAGATGTGGCTGAAATCATGTATACCGCCGGCCAGGCCGGAAAACCCAAAGGGGCAATGCTGACCAGCTATAATCTTTATAGCAATGCACTGACATTCGCCCAGGTTTGTTCCTTAAGCCCGGCAGATCGCGCCCTGCTGACGGCACCTGTCTACCATGCGGCTGCCCAGACCTGCGTAATGAATGGTACAATTGTTTCAGGTGGCACCCTTGTTATACAGGAGGGCTGGAGAGGTGCAGAGGAAGTTTTGAAGGAAATAGCTGAGGAAAAGATCACCTTTTTCTTTGGCACGCCCACAATGTACAGCCTGCTTTTGAAGTACCCGGAACTCGACAAATGCAATGTTAAATCATTGCGCATAGCCCTTTGCGGTGGTGCCAGTCTACCGCCGGGACTTTATGAATCAATGATTTCAAAGTTAGGCATATCACTTGTCGAAGGCTATGGTTTAACTGAAACATCTCCGGTGGTAACTATTAACTTTATTGGCGAGTCCGGCAAAAGGGGATCTGTGGGCAAACCCATTCCTGGTGTGGAAGTCAAGATATTTGATTACGAAGACCGCGAAGTACCAAAAGGCCAGGTAGGTGAAATTGTTGTCCGCGGTCCCAACGTAATGAAAGGGTATTTAAACCTGGAAGAGGAAACGCGATGGCTTATGCGTAACGACTGGTTTCACACCGGCGACTTGGCCTATGAGGACAATGACGGCTACATTTATATAGTAGATCGCAAAAAGGACCTTATTATCCGCGGCGGGTTAAATATTAATCCCCGTGAAATTGAAGAAGTGCTTTACGACCACCCGGGCATATTTGAAGTTGCCGTGGTGGGCGTCCCGGACGCGGTAATGGGCGAGGAGATATTAGCCTATATCATGCCCAGGGAAGGACACGAAATGACCGAAGCGGAACTGAAGACCTTTTGCAAGGATAAAATGGCCAAGTATAAAATACCCCGCTATTTCCGCTTTGTAGACAATTTACCCAAAACATCATCCGGCAAGTTAATGCGCAAAGAATTGCAAAGTTGGATGGCCAAACAAAAACCTCCGGTTTAAAACCGGAGGTTTTTTTGTTACACCTGGCACCGGGTTTGGAGGTTTAAGCAAAGCATAAAAAGCATTCATACCAAAGCCGGTATTGTAAATTCCTATTGCAGGTTTGCCGGCTTCTCTCCCACTTGAACAGTAACATAAAGGGCACTGTGTTCCCGGTATACCCGAAGCAGTATTTTTTGCCCCACACCCGCATTTTGGATTTCTTCCGCCAGTTGCTCGGAGTTCTTGACGGGTTTCTCATTTATCTCCAAAATCACATCACCCTGGCGCAGACCCGCACTGGCAGCAGGACTTTGCGGCACAACACCGACCACCACAACCCCGTCGTCACTGGCTAGACCAAAATAATCCACCA carries:
- a CDS encoding sulfite exporter TauE/SafE family protein; this encodes MRRVYEGMMQASRSYARWEIANSNAILRDRKRVFLLFVMLLPVIIPAIAHAASGTGLPEIIGGKSAYGPSYYNPTIFYGSILVGLAAGLITGCVGAGGGFIITPALMTMGVKGIMAVGTDQFHIFAKSIMGTVVHKKLGNVHVGLAIAFLCGSLLGVTAGGMLNRALFTMNPALSGFVINTVYVIMLGFLAIYALSDFFRSRKSGNSSNAHGHGGGSTDLTSIARKMQSAKIPPMITFDQDIYPGGRKISGVFVAICGSIVGFMAAIMGVGGGFLTFPMFVYGLGVSSFTTVGTDILQIIFTAGFGAITQYAIYGYVFYTLAMGMLVGSLLGIQVGAMTTKVVSGATINGFYAITILAGFVNRLFDMPKNLQQMGYISISSGTVSLISQIGAVVFFAIVGIFAAWVIGVFIKSVPRLREEAALASGGKGE
- a CDS encoding class I adenylate-forming enzyme family protein, which gives rise to MNLPTRLAEIARVSPGQEAIVFKNQRLTYTQLDTRVSQLASGLKQLGIKTGDRVLLAMRNCPEYVIAYYAIMRMKGIVVPVNPHYTINEMGVIIKDCQPAAVITCPEKQELFEKISRTIKIPAGIIVNSCDPEKEDIFTYEQINKKGTAAFQEVKYSHEDVAEIMYTAGQAGKPKGAMLTSYNLYSNALTFAQVCSLSPADRALLTAPVYHAAAQTCVMNGTIVSGGTLVIQEGWRGAEEVLKEIAEEKITFFFGTPTMYSLLLKYPELDKCNVKSLRIALCGGASLPPGLYESMISKLGISLVEGYGLTETSPVVTINFIGESGKRGSVGKPIPGVEVKIFDYEDREVPKGQVGEIVVRGPNVMKGYLNLEEETRWLMRNDWFHTGDLAYEDNDGYIYIVDRKKDLIIRGGLNINPREIEEVLYDHPGIFEVAVVGVPDAVMGEEILAYIMPREGHEMTEAELKTFCKDKMAKYKIPRYFRFVDNLPKTSSGKLMRKELQSWMAKQKPPV